One segment of Niabella beijingensis DNA contains the following:
- the hflX gene encoding GTPase HflX, whose translation MLDKKNIIQGTETAVIVGVVTKDQTEQQVTEYLDELAFLAETAGAETKKRFIQKLQHPDTRTFVGKGKLEEIRQYCITHGVNLVIFDDELSGAQINNITTAIGVKTIDRSDLILDIFARRAKTAEAKAQVELAQYQYILPRLRGMWKHLERLGGGIGTRGPGETEIETDRRIVREKISLLRNRLKEIDKQSATQRKNRGEFIRVALVGYTNVGKSTIMNLLSKREVFAENKLFATLDTTTSKVVFENTPFLLSDTVGFIRKLPHHLIESFKSTLDEVREADILIHVIDISHPQYEDQMAVVNKTLQELKAFDKPMITVFNKMDLYEQQTFDEWLGEDTKKEILQDLYDRWNHETGGNAVFVAATERRNVEGLRDTILNKVKELYQIRYPYKTMFF comes from the coding sequence ATGCTTGATAAGAAGAACATAATACAGGGAACAGAAACAGCGGTGATCGTTGGTGTGGTCACCAAGGACCAGACCGAGCAGCAGGTGACCGAATACCTGGACGAGCTGGCTTTTTTGGCCGAGACCGCAGGGGCAGAAACAAAGAAACGTTTCATTCAGAAATTACAGCACCCGGATACCCGCACTTTTGTGGGCAAGGGAAAACTGGAGGAGATCCGCCAGTATTGCATCACTCATGGTGTCAATCTGGTCATTTTTGATGATGAGCTTTCCGGTGCACAGATCAATAATATCACCACCGCTATCGGTGTAAAAACCATCGACCGGTCGGACCTGATCCTGGATATTTTTGCCCGGCGGGCAAAAACGGCAGAGGCCAAGGCCCAGGTGGAGCTGGCGCAGTACCAGTATATTTTACCCCGCCTGCGCGGGATGTGGAAGCACCTGGAGCGGCTGGGAGGGGGCATCGGCACCCGGGGACCGGGAGAAACGGAAATAGAGACCGACCGCCGGATCGTACGGGAGAAAATTTCGCTGTTGCGGAACCGGCTGAAGGAAATCGACAAACAGTCTGCCACCCAACGCAAGAACCGCGGGGAGTTCATCCGTGTGGCCCTGGTAGGCTATACCAATGTGGGCAAAAGCACCATTATGAACCTGCTGAGCAAACGTGAAGTGTTTGCGGAAAATAAGTTATTCGCGACCCTGGATACTACGACCAGCAAGGTGGTTTTTGAAAATACACCCTTTCTGCTGAGCGATACGGTAGGGTTCATCCGCAAGCTGCCGCACCACCTCATCGAAAGCTTTAAAAGTACGCTGGATGAAGTACGCGAAGCAGACATACTCATCCATGTGATCGATATATCCCATCCTCAGTATGAGGACCAGATGGCAGTGGTGAACAAAACCCTTCAGGAGCTGAAGGCCTTTGACAAACCTATGATCACCGTTTTTAATAAAATGGATCTTTACGAACAGCAGACCTTTGATGAGTGGCTGGGGGAAGACACCAAAAAAGAGATCCTCCAGGATCTTTACGACCGCTGGAACCATGAAACCGGCGGCAATGCCGTATTTGTTGCTGCCACCGAAAGACGGAATGTGGAAGGCCTGCGCGACACCATTCTGAATAAGGTAAAAGAATTGTACCAGATCCGGTATCCGTACAAAACGATGTTTTTTTAA
- a CDS encoding Rieske (2Fe-2S) protein, with protein sequence MSKELEWHLVAVHPNELNFNEENLAEIKLRGRHLCIARVNERLFACAAKCPHAAAPLVKGYVNVQGDIVCPVHRYKFNLETGRNTTGEGYFLKTYPVEEREDGWYVGIEKGGWFGF encoded by the coding sequence ATGAGTAAAGAGTTGGAATGGCACCTGGTTGCCGTGCACCCGAATGAACTGAATTTTAACGAAGAAAACCTTGCTGAAATAAAGCTAAGGGGCAGGCATTTATGCATCGCGCGGGTTAACGAACGGCTTTTTGCCTGCGCGGCCAAATGCCCGCATGCGGCGGCTCCGCTGGTGAAGGGTTATGTAAATGTGCAGGGTGACATCGTTTGCCCGGTGCACCGGTATAAGTTTAATCTGGAAACCGGCCGTAATACTACCGGCGAAGGGTATTTTTTAAAAACCTACCCGGTAGAGGAACGGGAGGATGGCTGGTATGTGGGTATAGAAAAAGGCGGATGGTTTGGGTTTTAG